Proteins co-encoded in one Nothobranchius furzeri strain GRZ-AD chromosome 4, NfurGRZ-RIMD1, whole genome shotgun sequence genomic window:
- the sorbs2a gene encoding sorbin and SH3 domain-containing protein 2 isoform X25: protein MCFASNCIFFFFLFWLVTFVCVCVIVCVHVHVCFHFNDHTPGRDFSDSGGHTRKSVALSLTLSTMKRVQSSPNLATGTESHSSDIAHFSPDSWRSRSANDGFKNGDATSSSLAAKGFRSVRPNLQDKRSPTQDASPLPLPPPRRESFHLLSPGTSPPDYSIDLANDMSPGALTLTKNDSAVLKESYTLSSMSSYSYKQTSANAVQQLDPSTAPSDIRNFGTSATANKEKRKVSSLKLTPVTVSDPPAHFNSHSITETTDSPLPQKGLVPSPPSSQSTSLFVHLGKENPKNPASLISNLKMEVKVPDLKQTSTPASPEVEMTKAPPAIPPRPSPAELLGQVISHAMNGSAGNPQRPLSPPSYPSPPALLHTGLLRQSRSSEGSESFTRESVISGHTNIRSTVPIARFSEEEKKVSVIKAPHYEGIGPVDESGIPIAIRTTVDRPKDWYKTMFKQIHKVHKADDDYSDTYSATYAFINSADDHSLSSSITVAHPPPRTHTYRPLSKSPSDNGGQLGTREPSPSPVPPPPPPMASLLQLRARDSDREKDSPDTNEWGPPDRKVDTRKYRAEPKSIFEYEPGKSSILEHERPASLHVAPADKALERPASAASDYRKRRKSEPSSSQVNAQFQSRAATSPKPVEAYRSSSSLKKPVIRSSPSSPSRAKGGDACNIYLNNMSTPGSYESTSLPPIPFDSDRIHEDANEEGSSSSKQSVFCSNSWPTKSQDAEAWSSAEEVSPSSGKIKSRSCDDLLNDGHSGTGGQNATRSESVGSLMCDGNPSTVSPSTQSLPRPHRRRAHDSPGFLQLYRRMHQIDRAHLIPSDVIRSVRARILELERQPHLHHHRLSPWTPSWGVDVPRDMVPNRISEYERLIQKSKSMPNLGDGEVPSGTTTPGGSSSRASSAGGGTPSFPKRRFSIESLLEEDNGNTRTVPKNMDHIPRSPPEGQPRVGPETARGQSFPAPPVPQCPQANPDYSDSEQDAIASDLSDFIQVEGSSFCSESDFDHCSLTSSESLYGSSTLHHHHLRHHHHHHHHPSHQSLGQNQGYQHRHLISSCKGRCPASYTRFTTMLRHERERARQESKRHSEQNHDSHSQKQASQSQQAMSKLAFLVSPVPFRRKKGSPPTSRKSSGGGGRGSRPKSKQAIYEALDAALRDIYEHIQAERGHRSSRPPDDSILRRILAELLPSVPERSSSLRGRRGCWHEGNSSTSTYPDGSPTGFATYRGEPSTPTFQSPQLQSPVSACYGRLLEASNNNEYGDEQGNGNGLCYSDQDVTRSYSTLDGRHTPQSRRPTPDREKQPARAIYDFKAQTAKELTFKKGDAVNIIRQIDNNWYEGEHRGQVGIFPIAYVEKIPVSEKQQPIRPPPPAHVREIGEAVARFNFNADTNVELSLRKGERVIVLRQVDQNWFEGKIPGTNKQGIFPVSYVDIVKRSPSKSSAHHIDPHGYHENRTPSSTPVKTLYHLPPSFTTRDHAFLQPSPRRLDLQAITNEWLSLTLDPPTSTPTRSLTTTPVPPTPPPLPADLTSFLRAQEQTAVSPTPSHKGLTVSCRAPSRTPPFTERGGLRHTTPVLHLSRTTPPPPPPSPPLPPHNSHSSFTSLMPGASLQHNSGRCLLISEGVHKLEILPQTVPIKSSTQYQELHKSSSPENKSSRVPDIELHVDDPYDNLLSMTVDDSSSAVGGDISKLPSADSPCAELISESQNRWLQKTDQQSHQPEKKHSPDSVHIQQFFRPVTRKPLPAVLGEESISVKKQAADAQRPPSVEGKALTELFIEEEDEDMKDKQESVRVFNERVSPEVKVASLTPLPHSALLKHSTPQPVTSVLPPPSPSASPRSHHNHTTIPVCPPISPRPPSLPQFSTSPLPPMSPCSSRSATSCPVSESPFLSPAPSPLKASSPPLSSPRSPTSAPTVSHPGRRSPKVKQDPVVGGKPPRSPILSRRSYLSPVRGRRRLVQDALHGGGDPYQALYNYVPRNEDELELREGDVVDVMEKCDDGWFVGTSRRSKMFGTFPGNYVKQI, encoded by the exons ATGTGCTTTGCTTCtaactgcattttttttttttttttgttctggcTCGTcacgtttgtgtgtgtttgtgtcatcgtttgtgtgcatgtgcatgtgtgcttCCACTTCAATGATCACACACCTGGTCGGGATTTCTCAGATAGTGGAGGACACACTCGCAAAAGCGTGGCCTTGTCCCTCACCCTCTCTACCATGAAGAGGGTACAGAGCTCACCAAATCTAGCCACAG GGACCGAGTCTCACTCGTCAGACATTG CACATTTCTCTCCAGATTCTTGGCGATCTCGCAGTGCAAATGATGGTTTTAAGAATGGAGACGCCACCAGCTCCTCGCTCGCCGCAAAAGGCTTCCGAAGCGTTAGACCCAACCTACAAGACAAAAGGTCACCCACACAG GATGCCAGTCCCTTGCCCCTGCCACCCCCCAGGAGAGAGAGCTTTCACTTGTTGTCCCCTGGCACCAGTCCACCAGACTACAGCATTGATCTAGCTAACGACATGAGTCCCGGAGCCTTAACGTTGACTAAGAATGACAGTGCAGTTCTGAAAGAGTCCTACACCCTTAGCAGCATGTCCTCTTACTCCTACAAACAGACAAGTGCAAATGCAGTCCAACAGCTTGATCCATCCACAGCTCCAAGTGATATTAGAAACTTCGGCACATCTGCCACTGCTAATAAAGAGAAACGTAAAGTTTCTTCCCTTAAACTAACCCCTGTCACTGTCTCGGACCCCCCGGCTCACTTTAACTCTCATTCTATAACTGAGACTACAGATTCCCCTCTCCCACAAAAAGGTCTGGTCCCTTCCCCACCTTCATCACAGAGTACTTCACTTTTTGTTCACTTGGGCAAAGAGAATCCAAAAAATCCTGCTTCGCTGATTTCAAATCTAAAAATGGAAGTCAAGGTCCCAGATCTGAAACAGACCTCAACTCCAGCTTCCCCCGAGGTGGAGATGACGAAAGCTCCTCCAGCAATTCCCCCAAGACCTTCGCCTGCAGAACTGTTG GGTCAGGTCATCTCTCATGCTATGAATGGAAGTGCTGGTAATCCACAGCGGCCCTTGTCTCCCCCATCATATCCGTCTCCCCCGGCCTTGCTTCACACTGGGCTACTGAGGCAGAGCAGAAGCTCCG AGGGCAGTGAGTCCTTCACCAGAGAGTCGGTCATTTCAGGCCACACCAACATCAGGAGCACTGTGCCCATCGCTCGCTtctcagaagaagaaaagaaggtgTCTGTCATTAAAGCGCCACATTATGAAGGCATCGGTCCTGTGGATGAATCTGGAATTCCTATTGCCATTCGCACG ACGGTGGACCGGCCGAAGGATTGGTACAAAACGATGTTCAAACAGATTCACAAAGTTCACAAAGCAG ATGATGACTATTCTGACACATATAGTGCAACATATGCTTTCATAAACAGTG CAGACGACCACAGCCTGTCATCCagcattaccgtggcccacccgccCCCTCGGACACACACGTACAGGCCTCTATCCAAAAGCCCCTCGGACAACGGAGGGCAGCTGGGAACTCGCGAGCCTTCGCCATCCCCAGTGCCCCCACCACCTCCTCCCATGGCTTCCCTCCTCCAGCTCAGAGCCAGAGACAGTGATCGTGAAAAAGATTCACCAGACAC AAATGAATGGGGTCCTCCAGACAGGAAAGTGGACACGCGGAAGTATCGCGCAGAACCCAAAAGTATTTTTGAGTACGAGCCTGGCAAGTCCTCCATTTTGGAGCATGAAAGACCA GCATCCCTCCACGTTGCTCCTGCTGACAAGGCTTTAGAGAGACCTGCAAG TGCTGCCAGTGACTACAGGAAAAGAAGGAAGTCTGAGCCGTCAAGTTCCCAAGTGAATGCTCAGTTTCAGAGCAGAGCTGCAACATCCCCTAAACCAGTGGAAGCCTACAGATCGAGCAGCAGCCTAAAGAAACCTGTCATTCGTTCCTCACCATCCTCACCCTCCAGAGCCAAAG GTGGGGACGCATGCAACATTTATTTAAACAATATGTCCACCCCAGGGTCTTACGAGAGTACATCTCTCCCTCCCATCCCTTTTGACTCTGATCGTATCCACGAAGATGCCAATGAGGAAGGCAGCTCTTCCTCGAAGCAATCTGTCTTTTGTTCAAACAGTTGGCCAACAAAAAGCCAGGATGCTGAGGCATGGAGCAGTGCAGAAGAGGTGTCTCCCTCTTCTGGCAAAATCAAGTCACGCAGTTGTGATGACTTACTCAATGATGGGCATTCTGGTACAGGCGGTCAAAACGCCACACGCTCGGAAAGTGTTGGGTCGCTGATGTGTGACGGAAATCCCTCGACAGTTTCGCCGTCCACTCAGTCACTGCCCCGTCCCCATCGGCGACGTGCGCATGATTCTCCAGGTTTTCTCCAGCTTTATCGAAGGATGCACCAGATTGATCGAGCTCATCTGATTCCATCTGACGTCATCCGTTCTGTTCGCGCTCGCATTCTGGAACTAGAGCGTCAGCCTCATCTGCATCACCATCGTCTTTCTCCTTGGACCCCTTCTTGGGGTGTGGACGTGCCAAGGGATATGGTGCCAAATCGCATTTCTGAATATGAGCGTCTTATTCAGAAGTCCAAATCTATGCCTAATCTGGGTGATGGAGAGGTGCCTTCAGGCACCACTACACCAGGTGGCTCATCATCTCGTGCCAGTAGTGCTGGTGGTGGCACACCTAGTTTTCCAAAACGTCGTTTTTCAATAGAATCTTTGCTAGAGGAGGACAATGGCAACACTAGGACTGTACCTAAAAACATGGATCACATACCTCGTAGCCCACCAGAAGGCCAGCCTCGTGTTGGGCCAGAAACTGCACGTGGCCAGTCATTTcctgctcctcctgttcctcaaTGCCCGCAAGCTAATCCGGATTATTCAGACAGTGAACAGGATGCAATCGCATCTGACCTCAGTGATTTCATTCAGGTGGAGGGTTCTTCATTTTGTAGTGAAAGTGATTTTGACCATTGTTCTCTAACGTCATCTGAAAGCCTGTATGGATCTTCCACCCTCCACCATCACCATCttcgtcatcaccaccaccatcatcaccatcctagTCACCAGAGTCTAGGACAGAACCAAGGTTACCAACACCGCCACCTCATCAGCTCCTGCAAAGGTCGCTGCCCGGCCTCGTACACCCGCTTCACTACTATGCTTCGCCATGAGAGGGAACGAGCACGACAAGAAAGCAAGAGACATTCAGAGCAGAACCACGACAGCCATTCTCAAAAGCAGGCCTCGCAATCCCAGCAAGCAATGTCCAAGCTGGCCTTTCTGGTCAGCCCAGTGCCTTTCCGCAGAAAAAAGGGCTCACCACCTACCTCAAGAAAAAGCAGTGGTGGCGGAGGTCGAGGTAGCAGGCCTAAGTCAAAACAGGCCATTTATGAAGCACTAGATGCAGCCTTGAGAGACATTTATGAGCACATTCAAGCAGAGAGAGGCCACAGAAGCTCAAGGCCACCCGACGATAGCATTCTGAGGAGAATCCTGGCTGAACTTCTGCCAAGCGTGCCTGAAAGAAGCTCCTCTTTGCGAGGAAGGAGGGGTTGCTGGCATGAGGGTAATTCCTCTACGTCTACGTACCCTGATGGAAGCCCTACAGGTTTTGCGACATACAGAGGAGAACCATCCACACCAACCTTCCAGTCCCCACAATTACAGTCACCAGTCAGTGCCTGTTACGGACGACTTTTGGAGGCCTCAAACAATAATGAGTATGGAGACGAGCAGGGTAATGGAAACGGTCTCTGTTATTCAG ACCAGGATGTCACGAGGAGTTATTCCACACTAGATGGACGACACACACCTCAGAGCAGAAGGCCGACTCCTGACAGAGAG AAACAGCCTGCAAGAGCAATTTATGATTTTAAGGCACAAACAGCTAA GGAGTTGACTTTTAAAAAGGGTGATGCAGTCAACATCATCAGGCAAATCGATAACAACTGGTATGAAGGAGAGCACAGAGGACAGGTGGGGATTTTCCCCATAGCATATGTGGAG AAGATCCCAGTGTCAGAGAAGCAGCAGCCAATTCgacctcctcctccagctcatGTTCGAGAGATTGGAGAGGCTGTGGCACGCTTTAATTTCAATGCTGACACGAATGTGGAGTTATCACTAAGAAAG GGGGAGAGAGTGATTGTGCTGAGGCAGGTGGATCAGAACTGGTTCGAGGGGAAGAtccccggcacaaacaaacagggCATCTTCCCTGTGTCCTACGTCGACATTGTCAAGCGCTCACCGTCCAAGAGCTCTGCCCACCACATAGATCCTCATGGTTACCATGAAAACAGGACACCGAGCTCCACTCCTGTCAAG ACGCTCTACCACCTGCCCCCATCGTTCACCACTCGTGACCACGCTTTCCTTCAACCCTCTCCAAGAAGGCTTGACCTCCAAGCCATCACCAATGAGTGGCTGTCCCTCACACTGGACCCACCAACCTCCACTCCCACTCGATCTCTCACAACCACCCCCGTGCCTCCCACACCTCCCCCTCTCCCCGCTGACCTCACCTCTTTTCTCAGAGCTCAAGAGCAGACAGCAGTCTCACCCACCCCATCACACAAAGGCTTAACTGTTTCATGTCGGGCACCTTCCAGAACACCACCTTTTACAGAGAGAGGAGGTTTACGTCACACCACTCCTGTCCTTCATTTATCCCGAACGACTCCACCCCCGccgcctccttctcctcctcttcccccACACAACTCTCATTCATCGTTCACCTCTTTAATGCCCGGTGCTTCACTTCAACATAACAGTGGCAGGTGTTTACTTATCTCCGAAGGTGTTCATAAGCTGGAAATATTGCCTCAGACAGTTCCCATAAAGTCATCCACACAATATCAAGAGCTGCACAAATCATCTTCCCCTGAAAACAAAAGCAGCAGAGTGCCTGACATCGAGCTGCATGTAGACGACCCTTATGACAACCTGCTGTCTATGACTGTGGATGATTCCAGCTCTGCAGTTGGTGGTGACATTTCAAAATTGCCATCAGCTGACTCCCCATGTGCCGAACTGATTAGTGAATCTCAGAACAGATGGTTACAGAAAACAGACCAACAATCCCATCAGCCAGAGAAGAAACACTCACCTGACAGCGTTCACATACAGCAGTTCTTCAGGCCCGTCACTAGGAAGCCGCTACCTGCTGTGCTGGGTGAGGAGTCGATATCTGTGAAAAAACAAGCAGCTGATGCTCAGAGGCCACCGTCAGTAGAAGGAAAGGCACTCACGGAGTTATTCATTGAGGAAGAGGATGAAGACATGAAGGACAAACAGGAGAGTGTTAGAGTTTTCAATGAGAGAGTCAGTCCAGAG GTCAAAGTTGCCTCTCTGACTCCGTTACCTCACTCTGCTCTTCTCAAACACTCCACGCCACAACCAGTGACTTCCGTACTCCCTCCCCCTTCTCCGTCCGCTTCACCCCGATCACATCATAACCACACCACCATCCCTG